A window from Hemicordylus capensis ecotype Gifberg chromosome 2, rHemCap1.1.pri, whole genome shotgun sequence encodes these proteins:
- the LOC128347855 gene encoding protein ATP6V1FNB, translated as MFPWTPEAGSVNLHQAHKNHHADSSPLSRAMRDLLTTREQDGWRELISKEAACRVGWKAKYGQKYPRQLPNYGISRRKGFLPALCLPEAGLGSPKCPEQTAQREEGQQLLGEKEVTSHQEPLPEMRVPTPEITQLLYQGFSHEGKGRSHYLKERKMKSPEEKFCYPVLSSWEYGWRLGDVVKDIRTPIYGKSRIVKDTFFFKNGIFYHPSKTDKLS; from the exons ATGTTTCCTTGGACACCAGAGGCAGGAAGTGTTAACTTACACCAAGCACACAAGAATCACCATGCAGACTCCAGTCCTCTGTCCAGGGCCATGAGAGACCTGCTAACCACACGGGAGCAGGATGGCTGGAGGGAGCTGATTAGCAAGGAGGCCGCCTGCAGGGTCGGCTGGAAGGCAAAATATGGGCAAAAATACCCACGGCAGCTGCCAAACTATGGGATCTCCAGGAGAAAGGGTTTCTTGcctgctctctgcctccctgaggcAGGTCTGGGGTCTCCAAAATGTCCAGAGCAAACGGCGCAAAGGGAGGAAGGACAACAACTGTTAGGGGAGAAGGAAGTAACTAGCCATCAGGAACCCCTTCCAGAGATGAGAGTCCCAACTCCTGAGATAACACAGTTGCTATATCAGGGCTTCTCCCATGAAGGCAAAGGAAGATCCCACTACCTAAAGGAGAGAAAGATGAAGAGCCCTGAGGAAAAGTTCTGTTACCCAGTGCTGTCGTCATGGGAATATGGCTGGCGCTTAG GAGATGTTGTTAAGGACATCAGGACACCAATTTATGGCAAATCTCGAATTGTAAAAGATACCTTCTTCTTCAAAAATGGAATTTTCTACCATCCATCAAAAACTGACAAGCTGTCATGA